In the Staphylococcus sp. IVB6240 genome, one interval contains:
- a CDS encoding NADH-dependent flavin oxidoreductase → MNEKFAPMFQPLTFPNGQSISNRFVLAPLTHTISNEDGTVSDREVAYMSSRTKGLGLAITAASYTSVEGQAFPGQPSISKEADLDGLRRVAEAIKENGAKAIVQIHHGGVKSLPQYVPNGDVKGPSEIETYGWGEKEPHSAREMTGEEIQQAIKDFGRATSLAIKAGFDGVEIHGANHYLIHQFFSPYYNRRHDIWGEPLRFPVAVVDEVLRVAEEEGPENFIVGYRFLPEEAETPGITMERTKCLVDTLIEKPLDYLHVSLGDIHSLTREGEYAGEKRISLLLDWIDGRMPLIGVGSIFNGEDVLAAQETGAPLIAIGRGLLFDPELVEKIAAGREDEIIDYFDAEREDKHSLPDELWNSFKTEHYSSPKKNDR, encoded by the coding sequence ATGAATGAAAAATTTGCACCAATGTTCCAACCATTGACTTTTCCGAATGGTCAGTCAATCAGCAATCGTTTTGTACTGGCACCGTTAACGCATACGATTTCAAACGAAGACGGTACAGTTTCTGATCGAGAAGTGGCATATATGTCGTCACGAACAAAAGGACTCGGTCTTGCGATTACAGCGGCAAGTTATACAAGTGTGGAAGGTCAAGCTTTCCCTGGACAACCTTCTATTTCAAAAGAAGCCGATTTAGATGGCTTACGCCGTGTGGCTGAGGCAATCAAAGAGAATGGTGCTAAAGCAATCGTTCAAATTCATCATGGTGGTGTCAAATCATTACCACAATATGTGCCGAACGGTGATGTAAAGGGACCAAGTGAGATTGAAACATATGGATGGGGTGAAAAAGAACCTCACAGTGCACGTGAAATGACAGGTGAAGAGATTCAACAAGCCATCAAAGACTTTGGTCGTGCCACGTCTCTTGCGATTAAAGCAGGCTTTGATGGTGTTGAAATTCACGGTGCAAACCATTATTTAATTCATCAATTTTTCTCACCGTATTATAATCGTCGACATGACATATGGGGAGAACCATTACGTTTCCCAGTAGCTGTTGTGGATGAAGTGTTACGTGTTGCGGAAGAAGAAGGGCCTGAAAACTTTATTGTTGGATATCGTTTCTTACCAGAAGAAGCAGAGACACCAGGTATCACTATGGAACGTACAAAATGTTTAGTAGATACATTAATTGAAAAACCACTGGATTACTTACATGTTTCTTTAGGTGACATTCATTCATTAACAAGAGAAGGTGAATATGCAGGCGAAAAACGTATCTCACTGTTACTTGATTGGATTGATGGTCGTATGCCATTAATTGGTGTGGGCTCAATTTTTAATGGAGAAGATGTTCTTGCTGCACAAGAAACAGGTGCGCCTTTGATTGCGATCGGACGTGGCTTGTTATTTGATCCTGAGCTTGTAGAAAAAATTGCAGCAGGTCGAGAAGATGAAATTATTGACTACTTTGATGCTGAAAGAGAAGATAAACATTCACTGCCAGATGAGTTATGGAACTCATTCAAAACAGAACATTATTCATCACCTAAGAAAAATGATAGATAG
- a CDS encoding FtsW/RodA/SpoVE family cell cycle protein, with protein MNRINQFFRYILRSSKYIDFPLLLTYLALCLIGLTMVYSASMVPATRGTLTGGVPVSGTYFYMRQLVYVIVGFTIVFFMAYIMDVRIIKNRNVQLGMMGVLLLLLFATLVLGSEINGSKSWLNLGFMNLQASELLKIGIILYVPYIIDRKKIQIQRTPRVITGPIIFVGFIISLVLLQKDIGQTLLIGAIFFCIIVYSGIGIKNLLKIMMYAVLGLITVLVIIIIFRINVLPAYLTARFSALENPFNYESGIGYHLANSLLAIGNGGFFGRGLGNSVMKLGYLPEPHTDFIFAVICEELGFIGALIILILIYSIVYRALTMAAKTNSYFYKLVCVGIASYIGIQAFVNLGGISGLIPLTGVPLPFISFGGSSMMSLSLAMGLLLLIGKQIKYEEARQRYYEKQQR; from the coding sequence ATGAACCGAATCAATCAATTTTTTCGATATATTTTGAGATCCTCTAAATATATCGATTTTCCATTATTACTTACTTATCTTGCGCTATGTCTCATTGGACTGACGATGGTATACAGTGCAAGTATGGTACCTGCAACGCGTGGAACATTAACGGGTGGGGTACCAGTTTCAGGTACATATTTTTACATGCGACAGTTGGTATATGTCATTGTTGGATTTACGATCGTTTTCTTTATGGCGTATATCATGGATGTACGTATTATTAAAAATCGAAATGTTCAACTCGGTATGATGGGTGTTCTATTGCTGTTATTATTTGCAACACTTGTTTTGGGTAGTGAAATCAATGGTTCTAAGAGTTGGTTGAACTTAGGGTTTATGAACTTACAGGCTTCTGAGTTACTGAAGATCGGTATTATTCTCTATGTGCCGTATATCATTGATCGAAAAAAAATCCAAATACAAAGAACACCACGCGTCATTACTGGGCCGATTATTTTTGTAGGATTTATCATTAGCTTGGTATTATTACAAAAAGATATTGGACAAACATTGTTAATTGGTGCCATTTTCTTCTGTATTATTGTTTACTCTGGAATTGGCATTAAAAATTTACTTAAGATTATGATGTATGCTGTTTTAGGACTCATCACGGTATTAGTGATTATTATCATTTTCCGTATAAACGTGTTACCTGCCTATTTAACAGCACGTTTTAGTGCATTAGAAAATCCATTCAATTACGAATCAGGGATTGGTTATCATTTGGCCAACTCATTATTGGCTATTGGGAATGGTGGCTTCTTTGGACGAGGACTAGGTAATAGTGTCATGAAGTTAGGGTACTTGCCTGAGCCGCATACAGACTTTATCTTCGCAGTAATTTGTGAAGAGTTAGGCTTTATTGGTGCGCTTATCATATTAATCCTTATTTATTCTATTGTGTATCGTGCACTGACAATGGCTGCAAAAACGAATTCATATTTTTATAAACTTGTCTGCGTCGGAATTGCAAGCTATATTGGTATTCAAGCATTTGTTAACTTAGGAGGCATATCAGGTTTGATTCCGTTAACAGGTGTGCCACTACCATTCATTAGTTTTGGCGGTTCTTCTATGATGAGTTTAAGCTTGGCGATGGGGCTATTGTTACTTATCGGTAAACAAATCAAATATGAAGAAGCCAGACAACGATATTATGAAAAACAACAAAGATAA
- a CDS encoding DUF4064 domain-containing protein has product MTGEVYTQIRRPVNRLAEKIMGWLSWLLILGTTVIAMFFGLVLFSNENSIQNLEIELANNPTVQNILTNYNLTVTELVIQLQNGVWAFIVYLIVCLLISFLALISMNHRILSGILFLIVALITLPLIFILVPIFFFIVALMMFGRKDRLESVPVYDAFQFEQSRPVHEPQYEAQREVAQPQESTVQKKSEDELTEQPSDTAFMSRSAKYHHKQSDATETESHITEEENHLDDTLVKDTETDYTDTSSHNDDVNSEDNYAYTYHTQEDTVPLSKETLKQQKKEEKAQLKAERKAARKAKKVYEKEQRQNRPSASSQRRQNYEDRMKMNQERSHTQDTPEDVKKEEK; this is encoded by the coding sequence ATGACAGGCGAAGTATATACACAAATTAGACGACCTGTAAATCGACTAGCTGAAAAGATCATGGGCTGGTTGAGTTGGTTATTAATATTAGGGACAACAGTCATCGCGATGTTCTTTGGACTTGTCTTATTTAGTAATGAAAATTCTATACAAAATTTAGAAATAGAACTTGCGAATAACCCGACAGTACAGAACATACTGACGAACTATAATTTAACAGTAACAGAATTAGTGATTCAACTACAAAATGGTGTTTGGGCATTTATTGTATATTTAATCGTATGCTTGTTAATTTCATTTTTAGCATTGATTTCAATGAATCATCGTATTCTTTCAGGTATTTTATTTTTAATAGTGGCTTTAATTACATTGCCATTGATTTTCATATTAGTCCCTATCTTTTTCTTTATTGTGGCTTTAATGATGTTTGGTCGTAAAGATCGCCTGGAATCTGTTCCAGTATATGATGCATTTCAATTTGAACAATCTAGACCAGTTCACGAACCACAATATGAGGCACAACGAGAAGTGGCACAACCACAAGAATCAACAGTACAGAAGAAATCAGAAGACGAGTTGACAGAACAACCATCTGACACAGCATTTATGTCACGTTCAGCAAAGTACCATCATAAACAATCTGATGCGACAGAAACTGAGAGTCATATAACAGAAGAAGAGAATCATTTAGATGATACTTTAGTAAAAGATACCGAAACAGATTATACAGATACCTCTTCACACAATGATGATGTAAACTCGGAAGATAATTATGCCTATACGTATCATACACAAGAAGATACAGTGCCGTTGTCAAAAGAAACATTAAAACAACAGAAGAAGGAAGAAAAGGCACAATTAAAAGCAGAACGAAAAGCTGCTCGTAAAGCTAAAAAAGTTTATGAGAAAGAACAGCGTCAAAATAGACCAAGTGCATCATCTCAGCGTCGTCAAAATTATGAAGATCGCATGAAGATGAATCAAGAGAGAAGTCATACACAAGATACACCAGAAGATGTAAAAAAAGAAGAAAAATAA
- the typA gene encoding translational GTPase TypA, producing the protein MTSRREDVRNIAIIAHVDHGKTTLVDELLKQSGIFRENEHVEERAMDSNDIERERGITILAKNTAIDYKGTRINILDTPGHADFGGEVERIMKMVDGVVLVVDAYEGTMPQTRFVLKKALEQNLKPVVVVNKIDKPSARPEGVVDEVLDLFIELDANDEQLEFPVVYASAVNGTASLDSDKQDENMQCLYETIMDYVPAPIDNRDEPLQFQPALLDYNDYVGRIGIGRVFRGTIKVGDSVSLLKLDGSVKNFRVTKIFGFFGLKREEIQEAYAGDLIAVSGMEDINVGETITPQDKQEALPVLRIDEPTLEMTFRVNNSPFAGREGQFVTARQIQERLDTQLETDVSLKVTPTDSPDAWTVAGRGELHLSILIENMRREGFELQVSKPQVILKDIDGELHEPFERVQAEVPEEYAGAIIESLGQRKGEMVDMVTTDNGLTRLIFNVPARGLIGYTTEFMSMTRGYGIINHTFDEFRPRIKGRLGGRRNGVLVSMDQGSASEYAILGLEDRGVNFMEPGTEVYEGMIVGQNNRENDLTVNITKIKHQTNVRSATKDQTETMKKPRILSLEEALEFINDDELVEVTPENVRLRKKILNKGQREKEAKRIKQMMEDNA; encoded by the coding sequence ATGACAAGTAGAAGAGAAGATGTACGCAACATTGCGATTATTGCTCACGTTGACCATGGTAAAACAACATTGGTCGATGAATTATTAAAACAATCAGGTATTTTCCGTGAGAACGAGCATGTTGAAGAACGTGCAATGGACTCAAATGACATTGAAAGAGAACGTGGTATTACGATTTTAGCGAAAAATACTGCGATCGATTATAAAGGGACACGAATTAATATTTTAGATACACCTGGTCACGCAGACTTTGGTGGTGAAGTAGAACGTATTATGAAAATGGTAGACGGGGTTGTTCTTGTTGTTGATGCTTACGAAGGTACAATGCCGCAAACACGTTTTGTATTGAAAAAAGCGTTAGAGCAAAACTTAAAACCGGTTGTTGTTGTCAATAAAATTGATAAACCATCAGCACGTCCTGAAGGGGTTGTTGATGAAGTATTAGATTTATTTATCGAGTTAGATGCGAATGATGAACAATTAGAATTCCCTGTTGTTTATGCTTCAGCAGTGAACGGTACAGCAAGTCTTGATTCAGATAAACAAGATGAAAACATGCAATGTTTATATGAAACAATTATGGATTACGTACCAGCACCAATTGATAACCGTGATGAGCCTTTACAATTCCAACCAGCATTATTAGACTATAACGATTACGTTGGACGTATTGGTATTGGTCGTGTATTCCGTGGAACAATTAAAGTAGGAGACAGTGTTTCATTATTGAAATTAGACGGATCTGTTAAAAACTTCCGTGTAACGAAAATTTTTGGTTTCTTTGGCTTAAAACGCGAAGAAATTCAAGAAGCTTACGCTGGTGATCTTATCGCTGTTTCAGGTATGGAAGATATTAACGTAGGTGAAACAATTACACCTCAAGACAAACAAGAAGCATTACCAGTTCTACGTATCGATGAACCAACATTAGAAATGACGTTCCGTGTAAATAACTCACCATTCGCAGGTCGCGAAGGTCAGTTCGTAACAGCACGTCAAATCCAAGAACGTTTAGATACACAATTGGAAACAGATGTATCTCTTAAAGTAACACCAACAGATTCACCGGATGCATGGACGGTTGCAGGTCGTGGTGAGTTACACTTATCTATCTTAATTGAAAACATGCGCCGTGAAGGTTTTGAATTACAAGTATCAAAACCACAAGTTATCTTAAAAGACATCGATGGTGAACTTCATGAACCATTCGAACGTGTTCAAGCAGAAGTTCCAGAAGAATATGCGGGAGCAATCATTGAATCACTTGGACAACGTAAAGGTGAAATGGTTGATATGGTTACAACAGATAATGGATTAACACGTTTAATCTTTAACGTACCTGCACGTGGTTTAATCGGTTATACAACTGAGTTTATGTCAATGACTCGTGGTTATGGTATTATCAACCATACATTTGATGAATTCCGTCCACGTATTAAAGGTCGTCTTGGTGGTCGACGTAACGGTGTGCTTGTATCGATGGACCAAGGTAGTGCGAGTGAATATGCGATTTTAGGTTTAGAAGATCGTGGTGTCAATTTTATGGAACCAGGTACAGAAGTGTATGAAGGTATGATCGTAGGACAAAACAACCGTGAAAATGACTTAACAGTAAACATCACAAAAATTAAGCATCAAACGAACGTTCGTTCAGCAACGAAAGATCAAACTGAAACAATGAAAAAACCACGTATTTTGTCACTTGAAGAAGCACTTGAATTTATTAATGATGATGAACTTGTCGAAGTAACACCTGAAAATGTTCGTTTAAGAAAGAAAATTTTAAACAAAGGTCAACGCGAAAAAGAAGCAAAACGTATCAAACAAATGATGGAAGATAACGCATAA
- a CDS encoding DUF4064 domain-containing protein, whose translation MSDNYSYQSYQEPISPQMEPNKPFNRKIEKVLTWIGLVLHLIWALILTGAAAMVPKLQSENPEVRQALMEQGQDPDILNSINPTTYIILAVVMTVIPFILALIAVFLFKKAVLAGILLILAAVLSVILSGSFIAALLWLVAAIMLFVRKPKNPHYVVSN comes from the coding sequence ATGTCAGATAATTATTCATATCAGTCATATCAAGAACCAATATCACCACAAATGGAACCAAACAAACCATTCAATAGAAAAATTGAAAAGGTATTAACTTGGATTGGGCTTGTGTTACACCTTATCTGGGCACTTATTTTAACAGGTGCAGCAGCTATGGTACCTAAACTACAATCGGAAAATCCAGAAGTAAGACAAGCATTAATGGAACAAGGTCAAGATCCAGATATATTAAATAGTATTAATCCTACAACATATATCATCTTGGCAGTAGTTATGACAGTGATTCCATTCATCTTAGCTTTAATTGCTGTCTTCTTATTCAAAAAAGCAGTATTAGCAGGTATTTTATTAATTCTAGCAGCTGTATTAAGCGTCATCTTAAGTGGTAGCTTTATTGCAGCACTTTTATGGTTAGTAGCAGCGATTATGTTATTCGTGCGTAAACCAAAAAATCCACATTATGTGGTATCTAATTAA
- a CDS encoding inositol monophosphatase family protein: protein MHLYDYAKQLVLEAGNHLRKWMNESIDIETKSNPNDLVTNVDKAVETFLVDEIKTTYPNHQIIGEEGHGHDVTDLQGIVWVIDPIDGTLNFVHQSENFAISVGIFKDGEPYAGFVYDVMADTLYHAKAGFGAYKNERLLEPIVDTQLAQSVIGMNPNWLAAKKITPVLAPIISDSRTARAYGSAALEIVYVATGQLAAYITPRLQPWDFAGGMIILHEVGGVVTNFMGDPLTITNPDSVIVGNKGVHDVILKKYMQPHHDFLAPWHTNYRS, encoded by the coding sequence ATGCATTTATACGATTATGCGAAACAGCTCGTGTTAGAAGCGGGTAATCATTTGAGAAAATGGATGAATGAATCAATAGATATTGAAACGAAGTCAAATCCCAATGACCTCGTGACAAATGTGGATAAAGCAGTAGAAACTTTTTTAGTAGATGAAATAAAAACCACTTATCCCAATCATCAAATTATTGGAGAAGAAGGTCACGGTCATGATGTGACAGATTTACAAGGGATTGTATGGGTGATTGATCCCATTGATGGTACATTAAACTTTGTTCATCAAAGTGAAAATTTTGCGATTTCAGTAGGAATTTTTAAAGATGGCGAGCCGTATGCCGGGTTTGTGTATGATGTCATGGCTGATACGTTATATCATGCAAAAGCAGGATTTGGCGCATATAAAAATGAACGTTTATTAGAACCGATTGTAGATACACAATTAGCACAAAGTGTTATTGGGATGAATCCAAACTGGTTAGCAGCTAAGAAGATTACGCCAGTGTTAGCACCTATTATTAGTGATTCAAGAACAGCGCGTGCATATGGTTCAGCAGCGTTAGAAATTGTTTATGTCGCAACAGGTCAATTAGCTGCATACATCACACCAAGATTACAACCTTGGGATTTTGCAGGTGGGATGATTATCTTACATGAAGTAGGTGGCGTTGTAACGAATTTCATGGGTGATCCACTAACGATTACAAACCCTGATTCTGTGATTGTTGGAAATAAAGGTGTCCATGATGTCATTCTTAAAAAATATATGCAACCACATCATGATTTCTTAGCACCATGGCATACAAATTATCGCAGTTAA
- a CDS encoding YlaI family protein: MRKVTCVICDTEVLLDESTLLSKRLKNNPIRTFMCDECKSRLDTPRQRPSHAMSNEKSHDA, encoded by the coding sequence ATGCGAAAAGTCACTTGTGTCATCTGTGATACCGAAGTGCTCCTTGATGAAAGTACTTTGTTATCGAAACGTCTAAAAAACAATCCCATTCGCACATTTATGTGTGACGAATGTAAAAGTCGTTTAGACACACCAAGACAACGTCCTTCTCATGCGATGTCTAACGAAAAAAGTCATGATGCGTAA
- a CDS encoding DUF1054 domain-containing protein: protein MGRYTFDKEDFKVFEVDGLAERMSALDKHIRPQLRALGDYFAEYLESVTGETFYPHVAKHARRTVNPPKDTWVAIATNVRGYKMLPHFQIGLFEDHLFVMYGMMHENPNKAKDVEAFERNWETLITLPSDFQISLDHTKPDKSKISHLSEEDVEKGIQRAKNVKKGEFFVARSLKPGAPELADDERFIAFLEETFDYLLKFYR, encoded by the coding sequence ATGGGCCGTTATACATTTGATAAAGAAGATTTTAAAGTTTTTGAAGTCGATGGATTAGCTGAACGCATGTCAGCCCTTGATAAACACATTCGACCACAACTCCGTGCATTAGGAGACTATTTTGCGGAATATCTAGAAAGCGTCACTGGTGAGACTTTTTACCCACACGTGGCAAAACATGCACGACGTACTGTGAATCCTCCAAAAGATACATGGGTCGCAATTGCAACAAACGTACGCGGGTATAAAATGTTACCACATTTCCAAATTGGCTTATTTGAAGACCATCTCTTTGTGATGTATGGCATGATGCATGAAAATCCGAATAAAGCAAAAGATGTCGAAGCATTTGAAAGAAATTGGGAAACTTTAATCACACTTCCTTCTGACTTTCAAATCTCACTCGATCATACAAAACCTGATAAATCTAAAATCAGCCATTTATCAGAAGAGGATGTTGAAAAAGGGATTCAGCGTGCCAAGAATGTAAAGAAAGGCGAATTCTTTGTTGCACGTTCTCTCAAACCAGGTGCTCCCGAACTTGCAGATGATGAGCGATTCATTGCTTTTCTAGAAGAAACATTTGATTATTTACTTAAATTTTACCGATAA
- a CDS encoding YlaF family protein, producing MQKSKTIFLVLAIIAVFFLTMFSFAIAAGSVLWMVITFALMMVTFGYGFTLKKKYRENDWL from the coding sequence ATGCAAAAATCTAAAACTATTTTTCTAGTTTTGGCAATTATTGCCGTTTTCTTTTTAACAATGTTTAGTTTTGCTATTGCTGCCGGCAGCGTATTGTGGATGGTGATTACATTCGCATTGATGATGGTAACATTTGGTTATGGCTTTACATTGAAGAAAAAATATCGTGAGAATGACTGGTTATAA
- a CDS encoding YlaN family protein, with protein MSKQHDYRTAAYDQLNQDAERILQLIKVQIDNLTMPQCPLYEEVLDTQMYGLQKEVNFAVNLGLVDQEDGKALMLRLEKELSKLHEAFLRV; from the coding sequence ATGAGCAAGCAACACGATTATAGAACTGCTGCATATGACCAATTGAACCAAGATGCAGAACGCATTTTACAATTAATCAAAGTTCAAATAGATAATTTAACAATGCCACAGTGTCCGTTATACGAAGAAGTATTGGATACACAGATGTATGGTTTACAGAAGGAAGTTAACTTTGCTGTGAATCTTGGCTTAGTTGATCAAGAAGATGGGAAGGCGTTAATGTTACGTCTTGAGAAAGAGTTATCAAAATTACACGAAGCATTTTTACGCGTATAA